One window of Trifolium pratense cultivar HEN17-A07 linkage group LG5, ARS_RC_1.1, whole genome shotgun sequence genomic DNA carries:
- the LOC123884699 gene encoding pyruvate dehydrogenase E1 component subunit alpha-3, chloroplastic-like: MSFTATKFSHSLLAVPVNSSSPRSNDKPLSFSSDLFKHNPSSSFLGSTQKLLRFNAINKPFLHRRSSSPSAVLLQQTSNLLITKEEGLVLYEDMVLGRSFEDKCAEMYYRGKMFGFVHLYNGQEAVSTGFIKYLRQEDCIVSTYRDHVHALSKGVPSRAVMSELFGKATGCCRGQGGSMHMFSKEHNVLGGFAFIGEGIPVATGAAFSMKYKREVLNQADSDNVTLAFFGDGTCNNGQFFECLNMAALWKLPIVFVVENNLWAIGMSHIRATSDPQIWKKGPAFGMPGVHVDGMDVLKVREVAKEAIDRARRGEGPTLVECETYRFRGHSLADPDELRNPAEKEHYAGRDPITALKKYLFENKLATEQELKTIDKKIDEILEDAVEFAEKSPQPPRSQLLENVFADPKGFGIGPDGRYRCEDPKFTEGTAHV; the protein is encoded by the exons ATGTCTTTCACTGCAACAAAATTCTCACACTCTCTTCTTGCTGTTCCTGTCAATTCTTCAAGTCCTAGATCCAATGATAAAccactttctttctcttctgATCTCTTCAAACACAACCCTTCTTCCTCTTTTCTTGGATCCACTCAAAAGCTTCTTCGTTTCAATGCTATCAATAAGCCTTTTCTTCATCGCCGTTCATCATCACCTTCTGCTgttcttcttcaacaaacctCCAATTTG CTTATTACTAAAGAAGAAGGGTTAGTGCTTTATGAAGACATGGTTTTAGGGAGATCCTTTGAAGACAAATGCGCTGAGATGTATTATAGAGGTAAAATGTTTGGCTTTGTTCACTTGTACAATGGCCAAGAAGCTGTGTCAACTGGATTCATAAAGTATTTGAGGCAAGAAGATTGCATAGTGAGCACATACAGAGACCATGTTCATGCATTGAGCAAAGGGGTCCCTTCTCGAGCTGTCATGAGCGAACTATTTGGAAAGGCGACTGGATGCTGCCGAGGTCAAGGTGGTTCAATGCATATGTTCTCAAAAGAACACAACGTGCTTGGTGGTTTTGCATTCATCGGTGAAGGAATTCCAGTAGCAACCGGTGCAGCATTTTCCATGAAGTACAAAAGAGAGGTGTTGAATCAGGCAGATTCTGATAATGTTACGTTGGCATTTTTCGGAGACGGAACTTGTAATAACGGTCAGTTCTTTGAGTGCTTGAACATGGCAGCTTTGTGGAAATTGCCAATTGTGTTTGTCGTGGAAAATAATTTGTGGGCCATTGGGATGTCGCATATCAGGGCAACTTCAGATCCTCAGATATGGAAAAAGGGTCCAGCATTTGGAATGCCGGGCGTTCACGTTGATGGGATGGATGTTTTGAAGGTCAGAGAGGTGGCGAAGGAAGCAATTGACAGGGCTAGAAGAGGAGAGGGACCAACTTTAGTGGAATGTGAGACTTACAGATTTAGAGGACATTCATTGGCTGATCCTGATGAGCTTCGTAACCCTG CTGAGAAGGAACACTATGCTGGTAGGGATCCAATCACTGCATTGAAGAAATACCTTTTCGAGAACAAATTAGCCACTGAACAAGAATTGAAGACAATAGACAAGAAAATTGATGAGATCCTTGAGGACGCTGTTGAATTTGCCGAAAAGAGTCCTCAACCCCCTCGCAGCCAGCTTCTCGAGAATGTCTTTGCTGATCCGAAAGGTTTTGGAATCGGACCGGATGGAAGGTACAGATGCGAGGATCCAAAGTTTACAGAAGGCACTGCTCATGTCTAA